Below is a window of Moraxella nasibovis DNA.
CCTGTATCGCCACTGCCCTCGCCCTCAAAAGTATAACTTTCGGTCAAATCAATATAATCAGGGCTACCACGCTCACGCCAAGCGTCGGTTACACGATTGACCTCATCGTCCTTGACATACGCCCCATGCACACGCTCGGTCTCAATCGCCCCTGGTGCTAAAAACATCATGTCGCCATGACCCAGCATGTTCTCCGCCCCAGACTCTTCAATGATGATACGGCTGTCGGTGGCTGAATTGACACGCAAAGCCACACGCACAGGAATGTTAGACTTAATCAAGCCTGTAACAACTGTCGCCACGGGTCGCTGAGTCGCCAGTATCAAGTGAATGCCTGCTGCACGAGATTTTTGGGCAAGGCGGACAATCGGCTCTTCGGCAGTCTTACCAAGTTGCATGATCATGTCGGCAAATTCGTCCGCCACGACGACGATTTTTGAAAGTGGCTTTTGGCGTGGCACCATGTCGCTGACATGATCGGACGCACTCCATAGCAAATCTGCGATCGGCTCGCCTGCCTCTTCGGCCTCTTTGACTTTTTGGTTGAAGGCGGCGATATTACGCACACGCAGTTTGCTCATCAGTAGATAGCGGCGTTCCATTTCAGCCACGCACCAGTTGAGTGCGGCGGTCGCCTCCGTCATGTCGGTGATGACTGGCGTTAATAGATGCGGAATGTCGCCATAGTTGGCAAGCTCTAGCTGTTTTGGGTCAATTAAGACCAGTCTTAATTCTTCTGGCGTGTATTTAAGTAGCATGGACACCAAAAATGAATTGACCAGCACCGACTTACCAGAGCCTGTCGTACCAGCCACAAGCATGTGCGGGGCTTTGGCAAGGTCGGCAATGACAGGCTTACCGCTGATGTTCGCACCGATGGCGATACTGATGCCTGCATTTGGGTCTTGATAATCTGGCGTATCCAGCAGTTCAAGTAGGCTGACAATTTGCCGTTTTTTATTTGGCACTTCAATGCCAATATAAGGCTTGCCTGCAATCACAGGAATCACACGCAGTGAAGTCATGCTCAGCGAGCGAGCCAAATCCTGAGCCACCTTAATCACACGGCTCGCCTTAATCCCTGCCGCCAAATCCACTTCAAAGCGAGTCACCACAGGACCAACCAATGCCGAGATGACGCTTGCTTTGATGTTAAATTCTTGTAATTTAATCTCCAAAAGCTCGGACAACTGCTCAAGCTCTTGGGGTGTATAAGTAACGACTTTTTCAGGCTTGGGATCCAAAATATCCAATGTCGGCACAGGGCTTAGGCTCATGCGATATTCAAGCGTACTCATGGCGTGCGATTTTGGTCGCGCCGTGCCACTTGCCATGTGATTGGGCAGATGATCCACGCTTGTCGCCTGAGTTGGTAGAGCCTTGGCGTGTGCTGGCGACAGCTTGGGCGAAACTGGCGTTTGAGCTGACTGATAAGCCTGCTCGTCCTGTTCATCTTTTTGCTCATCCGCTTGGTCATGCCATGCTGATACGGCAGGCTTGGTGTCAGACTGCACAACCATATCATCAAGCCGTGCCTGATTGTTATCCACATCAGCCACTGGACGCTCACTACTCATCAACGCTTGCTCTTGTTGCCAAGCGTTCAAGTCCACGCCAGCAAAGGCAGTCGTCTGGGCGTGAGTATCATCAGAGTAAGCGTCATCGGAGTAGGTATCATCAATGCCATCATACCGCACATCCTCGGCTCTCTTGCCTGCCGTTTCATCAGACCATGCCACACCAGCATCACCGACATCGTGCGCCATGTCGTCAGATGGTGTATTTTGCACTGCCCAAGCCGCACCTGCTAAGCCATCGACTTCGTGACTGTCTGTTTTGGCATTATCCAATGCTTGATCGGCAGACCACTCATCTGCCTGCTCTTGTGCCTGCCAAGATTCTTGGTGATGCTCATCAGCTTGTGCGTCGGCGTGTTTTTTGGCAAGCAAATCTTCACGCAAGCCTGAATTGACCAAAAAACTCTCCAGCGTGCCTTCATGATTGTGCGCTTGATAGACAGGCGTTTTTGGCGTGTTTTGGCTGATGATGAGCGCCTCTTCTTCAAGCTCATGATCTGCCTGCTCATCCTCACTTTCTGCCTCATCTGGCGTGTTTTGCTGACGCTTTCGCCACAATGCCGACCAATGAATGTCAAAGGTCAAAGTCGCCACAATCGTGCCGATGACCACCAAAAACCCCACCGACATCGCCACGCCCAAAACGCCCGCCAATGAAGTCATCAGCTCATGCCCCAGCATGCCACCAAATACCGCCGACTCACCCGACCACCATGCGCCAACCTGCGCAAAAATCGCACTCAAACACAGCAACAAAAACCCATAAGCCAACAGCCTAAGCACCCAAAATACTGGCGTTCGCACCCACCACAGGCGCACCAGCTCATGACTTAGCATCACCACAAAAAACCACGCCCCAAGCCCAAAAAATGCTCGCAAAATGTCCGCCGTCCAAGCACCGAGCTGACCGCCGACATTGGTGATGTTCTGATGGCTGCCGACATGCGACCACGCAGGATCGGCAGGATTATAAGAAAATAATGCAATGAACAAAAAAACCAATAACGCCACGCCAATGACGCTAAAAAACAGGCGTTTGACGATGGGCAGCTGACCGAGCATTTGATTGACAGAATCGTTTTGTAAAAGTTTATTCATGAGCGTGATGGGCTGTATTTTAGATTGAACCCTACATTATATAGGATAACGGCTTGATGTCGCAAAGGTTTTCATTAAAGATTTGCAAAAAAAAGATTTGCAAAATTTTGATGAACTAGGGCGGTTTCGGTATGGTTAATTTTATCAAAGATGGAATTTGGCGGAAATTGGCTTGCAATTTTTGGCGCATTTGCCCTATACTAGCCCCATTTACTGTCTTATTTTTTGGAAATCTGCATGACTCATCACAAGCTCATCATTTTAGGTTCAGGACCAGCAGGCTATTCGGCAGCCGTCTATGCCGCTCGTGCCAATCTAGACCCTGTCATCATCACAGGTCTGCAAGTGGGTGGACAGCTGACCACCACCACCGAGATTGACAACTGGCCAGGTGGTCGCCATGGCTTGACAGGTACGGCATTGGTTGAAGAGATGAAAGAACACGCCGAACGCTTTGGCACACAGTTCATCTATGACCACATTGCCAGTGTGGATTTAAATCAGCGTCCATTTGTCCTAAATGGCGACAAAGACAGCTATACCTGCGATGCACTCATCATCGCCACAGGGGCGACCGCTCAATACTTGGGGCTAGAAAGCGAAAGTAAATTCATGGGACAAGGCGTGTCAGCGTGTGCCACTTGTGATGGATTTTTCTATAAAAATCAAAAAGTTGCGGTCATCGGTGGTGGCAATACCGCCGTAGAAGAAGCATTGTATCTGTCCAACATCGCAAGCCATGTAACGCTTGTTCATCGCCGTGATGCCTTGCGTGCTGAAAAAATCATGCAAGACCAGCTGTTTGAAAAGGTCAAAAATGGCAACATTTCTATTGAATGGAATTCAACCGTCAAAGAAGTGGTCGGCGACGAGATGGGCGTCACTGGCGTTGTCATTGAAAATACAGACGGCACGAGCAAACAGCTTGATGTGATGGGTATGTTTGTTGCCATCGGACACACGCCAAATACCGCCATGTTCCAAGGTCAGCTTGCCATGAAAGACGGCTACATCACGGTCAATAGCGGTCTTGATGGCAATGCCACTGCAACGAGTGTCGCTGGCGTGTTTGCTGCAGGCGATGTCGCCGACCACATCTATCGCCAAGCCATCACATCAGCTGGCACAGGCTGTATGGCGGCATTGGACGCTGAGAAGTATTTGGATGGTTTGTAATCCTTAAAACTGACAAAGTAACCATATCGGTCATCAAATCCGCAAAAACCCATTCAATTTGAACCCCACCCCAAAAGTTAGACACCTTTGGGGTGTTTTTATGACCAAATACACAGATGACCTTGAGCTTTCAGTCATTCATCATTACCTTAATGGATATGGCTATGAGCAAACCGCCAAAGTCTTTGGTATGGATGACAAACAAGTAGAGCTTTGGGTGAAGCTCTATCAAGCCCATGGCATTGATGGTATTCGTACAAGAACAAGCAAAACTGTTTATTCATCAGAATTTAAGCACCATGCCGTATTACAGATATTGGCAGGTAAATCCATCAGACAACTTGCCATAGAGCTTAACATTTCAAACCCTGCTTTATTATCAAGCTGGTTAAAAGCATATCAAAATCATGGTACATGGGACTTAACTCCAAACCCAAAGGCAAAAACCCCATGCATAAAACCAATCAAGCACGCTTTAGTTCTAAACCTGATGATAAAAAGATCCAAGCTGAACTGATTGCTGAATTACAGTACTTACGCATGGAGAATGATGTCTTAAAAAAGTTAAAATCCTTGGAGCGTCAGCAAGCAAAAAACAACGCCTTGCAAACAAAATAACCGTGATTGACGAACTAAGGCACATGCATCCATTAAAACACTTGTTGGTTTATCTTAGTGTTGCCAAAGCAACCTTTTATTATCATCTTAAGCGGTTAAAACAAGCAGACAAACATCAAGCCATCAAGGCAGATATGGTTATCGTAGAATCACCCTTGCCTTAAAGCAATTAGGCTTTGTCATTAACCATAAAAAAGCACAACGCTTGATGCAGCAAATGGGACTAAAAGAGTGATTCGTCGCAAACGCAGATTTAGTACTGACAAGGGCAAAATAGGCAATATTGCTCACAATGTGCTTAAGCGTGATTTTAAAACAGACAAGCCCAATCAAAAATGGGCAACAGACATTCCTGAGTTTAAGATGGTAGATACATAAGGCAATACAAAAAAACTGTACTTATCACCCATCATAGACTTGTTTAATGCAGAGATTGTCAGTTATTGCCTAAAAGACAGACCGGTTTATCCACTGGTTGATGAAATGTTAAAAGATGCTTTGACCAAGCTTAAAGCAGATGAAGCACCAATATTGCATTCAGATCAAGGCTGGCATTATCAAATGCAAAGCTATCAACAAACCTTAAAAGATAATAACATCATTCAAAGCATGTCAAGAAAAGGAAATTGCTTGGACAATGCAGTGATAGAAAGCTTTTTTGGGACATTAAAAGGAGAGATATTCTTTCATGATAAACATCAAAAAAGATTTACTTCCATTGACAAGCTTAAACAAGTGATTGATGAATACATACACTACTACAATCATGATAGAATAAAGAGCAAATTAAAAGGACTAAGTCCTGTACAATACAGACACTTAGTCCTTGGTTCAACCGCTTGACCCAAACTTAAACCCAACCCAACCTTTTAATCTTAACTTTGTCTAAGAATTGGGGGTCGGTTCATTGGCACGCTCATGAGACCATCACAAATCATTCAATCCAAACGCAATGAAATTTACGCCATCGCCAAGCAGTTTTCCATTGATGAATTAAAAGTTTTTGGCTCGGTGGCAAATGGCACGGATACACCAACAAGCGATTTGGATTTGCTCATCACACCCCATGACAAGACCACCTTATTTGATTTATGTGGTTTAAAAATGGAGCTTGAAGAATTGTTGGGCATCTCCATTGACATTGTAACGCCTAGAAATCTGCCTTTTCAAGACGCACTACAAACAGCCAAACCACTATAAGTGGTCGTAGGTTGGGCTGAGTGAAAAAAACCCAATAAATTCAATAATTTACCAAGAAATGTTGGGTTACGCTCAGCTCTCCAACCGACATCGGCAAGCATATAAATCGGTCAGATGTATTGTAAAAAATAGCTTTAATACCACACCACATGAACCCACTTAACCTAACCGACCTGCACGCCATCGCCGACCGCTCTGCTTTTGATTTTGGCTCGGTCATTGAACTTGCCGATGAAGACGGATTTATCGGCGCTGGGGCGGATTTATCCACCGCCACCTTGCTCAACGCCTATCGCACAGGCGTGTTTCCTTGGTTTAGTGCTGGCGATCCGATTTGTTGGTGGTGTCCGCCCATTCGCTGTGTCATCAATCCAAACGACTTTCGCCCTGCCAAATCACTGATTCGCACCGCCAAAAAATCAAACTGGCAAATCAGCACCAATTTGGCATTTGATGAAGTCATGCGAGCGTGTGCCGAACCTAGAGCCTATACCGATGAGACTTGGATTGTTGATGAGATGATTGACGCTTATACACGCCTGCATGAGCTTGGCGTGGCGTTTAGCGTAGAAGTGTGGGCAGACACACCCAAAGACAGCGAGCTGCTGGGCGGACTGTATGGCTTACAGCTCGGCTCGCTGGTATGTGGCGAGAGCATGTTTCACAGACGCACGGACGCCTCAAAAATCGCTTTTTGGGCGATGACAGCATTGGCAAAACACGCAGGCGTTCAGCTGATAGATTGTCAATTAGAAAATCCGCACCTGATGAGCCTTGGGGCAAGCCTACTTCCAAAAGACGATTTTCTTGCCCAAATTCACACCCTAAATCGCACCGACACACCGCACATTCACGGACGAATGGCAGTGCAAGACTTGGCTTTGTGATGGTTTTTGATACCAGCCCATTGATACCGCCGAGTCAAAAACTCCACCAAAATCATCAGGGCGAAAGATTTTTCGCCCCTACTTGATGAAAATTTTGCATCATTTTTTAGATTTTAATCCCTTTTGCCACCCCATCACCAATCCATGCCCACCGCTTCACTGCACGCATAGGCACTTGCCCACGCCCACATGAAGTTAAAACCGCCCAAATGCCCTGCCACATCCAGCACTTCTCCAATAAAATACAGACCAGAACAGCATTTGCTCTCCATCGTCTTACCTTTGATTTCATCGGTATTGACACCGCCACGAGTCACTTCCGCCACCCGATAGCCTTCCGTGCCAGACGGCTTGATTTGCCATGCGTTAATGAGTCGTCCGATGTCTTTAAGCTGTTTATCCTTGATGTTGGCAAGCTCCAATTCCGCCACAGCTTGCCAAAACAACTCTTGCAATGCCATCAGTAGTTTCTTTGGAAAATATGGCGACAGCACCGTACGAATCAGCTGTTTGGGGTGTGATTTTTTGGCAGTCACGAGCAATGTCGCCACATCATGCGTGGGCAATAAATTCACGCCAATCGTCTCGCCCAACTGCCAATAATTAGACAACTGCAACATCGCAGGCCCTGATAGCCCACGATGCGTAAATAACATTGGCAAGGCAAAGCTCGCCTTATCATTAAAAGCAATCACATCAAGGCTAACCCCTGCCAACTGCCGTGCCAACTCGCCCACCTTATCAGTAAAAGTAAAAGGCACTAAGGACGCTTCGGTCGGCACGATGGTATGCCCAAATTGTGTGGCGACTTGGTAGCCAAAGCCACTCGCCCCCAAAGTCGGAATGGAAAGCCCGCCTGTGGCAATAATCAAATGACGGCACCCCAAGCGATACGGCTTGGCATTTTTTGGACAAACGGACAACACAAAACGATCTGCCTGCTCGTCTTTGACCACGCCATCAATGCTGGTATTTAGCCGAATCTCCACGCCTGCGTCCGCACATTCGTCCAGTAGCATGTTTAAAATGTCTTTCGACGATTCATCACAAAACAGCTCGCCATGCGACTTTTCATGGTAAGCAATGCCGTGCTTTTGCACCAGTTTAATAAAATCTTCGCTACCGTAACGACTTAGGGCAGACTTGACAAAATGGCGATTTTGACCGACAAATTCGTTCGGTGTGATGTGCAAATTGACAAAATTACAACGACCACCGCCTGACATTAGGATTTTTTTGCCCGCTTTATTGGCATGGTCCAGCACTAATACCTGCTTGCCGTACAAAGCGGTATGAAATGCACAAAACAGCCCAGACGCCCCAGCACCAATGATGATGGCATCAAACTCTTGCGATGACAATGACACATCACTCATCGGCTTTCTCAATCAAATGCTGATATTTGGCGTCATAGTCGGCTTTTTGCATGCGGTAGATTTCAAACACGCACAGCTCATCACAGCCGTTATCACAGCATTCGTAGTCTTCTGGTGGCTCTGGCGGCGGGGGAATTTGGGTAATGTCGGTCATGATGGTCTTATGATTTGGGATAAATTGGATATGGTTGTCGGTTGGGGTAATTAAAAAACATAACAAATTCAATGGCTTACAAAATACTTAGGCTGGGCTTAGCTCGCCAAGCCCACACAAGCTGTATGACTTTATCAATTCGGTGGGTGTAAATCAGCACGAACGGACAGTTTTGTGCATTTTTTGTAGCAATGACTTGTATTTATTTTGGCATTTATTATAATTGAATTGGTCAAAAATTACACGCTTTTGCTGAGCAATAGGACAATATGATGAACGCACTCAAAAAATCACTGATGGTCGCCGCTTTGAGCGCAAGCACCGTCGTCGCCGTGACGGGCTGTTCTAGCACTACCGATGCAGGTGCGGTGGGCGCTGACCGCAAACAGCTCATGCTTGTTTCTAGCGATCAAGTGATGCAGCTGTCCAGTCAGGCATATCAGCAGACCATCGCCCAAGCTCGGGCGCAAGGCAAACTTGACACCAACAGAGCCCAAGTCGCTCGCCTAAAATCCATCGCCAACAACCTGATTCCGCACACGGCTGTCTATCGCCCTGATGCGACAAGTTGGAACTGGCAAGTACACGCCATCACCGCCAACGACATCAATGCCTATGTCATGCCTGGTGGCAAAATCGTCTTTTATAGTGGCATCATCGAACGCCTAAAACTCACCGATGCCGAGATTGCCGCCATCATGGGGCACGAGATGGCACACGCCCTGCGTGAGCACAGCCGTGAAAAAATGAGCCGCAGCGTGGCAACTTCTGGCGTGCTTTCCATCGCCACCGCCGCACTAGGCTTATCATCAGGTCAGCAGGAATTGGCAGGCATCGCCAGTCAATTAGGTCTAAACCTACCACACTCACGCACCCAAGAAGCCGAAGCGGACAGAATCGGGCTTGAACTCATGGCTCGCGCTGGCTACGACCCAAATGCCGCCATCACGCTTTGGCAAAAAATGCAAGCAGCAGGCGGTGGCAGCGCCCCTCAGTTTTTAAGCACTCACCCAAGCAGCAGTAGCCGCATCGCCGCCATGCAAGCGCTTATCCCAACAGTCATGCCGCTGTACCAAGCCTCAAATAAGCGCTAAGCTGGGTTTGAAAAGTTTTAGGAAATGCGATGAACACACCCACCGCCGACGCCATCATGACAGCCATGCAAAGCTTGGATCCTACGCATTTGTCGTTGGACAATGAAAGCCATAAACACGCAGGTTATTTTGAAGGTAAAGAAAGCCATTTTAAACTGGTGGTCGTAAGCCAAGCTTTCACCACCAAAAGACTGGTGGCACGCCATCAGATGATCTACGCCTTGGCGCAGCCTTTGATGACGGCAAATGGCGGTACGGTTCATGCGCTCGCCATTCATGCCTACACGCCTGATGAGTGGGCGGCACAGTCACAAGCGCCAGACAGCCCAAACTGCGCCGGTCAAAACAAAGCCTAGCCTGATAGGAGCGACCGCCAAACATGATGGTCATCATGCGAGCAGTCGTCATGGCTCAGCCCTGATTCGACTCTGATTTGATTAGCCATTTTTATCGTTTCTTCTTATTATTTTTATCGTTTCTTCTTTATTATTGTTTTATTGATTTTATCATTATTGATGATTTTATAATGAACAATTTTACAATCATTTTTTTCCTCAACCACACAGAGATACTCATGAAAAAAATCCTTTCTCTTGGTGCAATTTTTGCTCTTACCCTGACAGGCTGTGCCACCACAGGCAACATCACCCCACAGTACATCAACCCAAACGACTACGCCACTTATGACTGCTCATTTTTGCAAAGTGAAGTGGCGCGCATCACCAAGCTTGCCGAAAAGACCCAAAACGAGCAGACACCTTTGTCAGCGACAGGCATTGGCATTGGCATCGCAGGTGGTCGTCATGGCATCTATCCAAATATCAGCTTTGGCGTGGGCTCTGGCAGCTCAGCCCGTGCCAACCGCACCAACAAGCTGGCTCGCCTCTACGGAGAGCATGATGCGATGATCATCGCCGCTCGCCAAAAAGGCTGTGCTTTCGCCCAAAATGTCAGCATCTATGGCGAAAAATAACACAAAAAATTTTGACAACTGCGTCAAAATCCCCCAAAATAAGCCGTCTTTTGATGGCTTATTTTTT
It encodes the following:
- the trxB gene encoding thioredoxin-disulfide reductase yields the protein MTHHKLIILGSGPAGYSAAVYAARANLDPVIITGLQVGGQLTTTTEIDNWPGGRHGLTGTALVEEMKEHAERFGTQFIYDHIASVDLNQRPFVLNGDKDSYTCDALIIATGATAQYLGLESESKFMGQGVSACATCDGFFYKNQKVAVIGGGNTAVEEALYLSNIASHVTLVHRRDALRAEKIMQDQLFEKVKNGNISIEWNSTVKEVVGDEMGVTGVVIENTDGTSKQLDVMGMFVAIGHTPNTAMFQGQLAMKDGYITVNSGLDGNATATSVAGVFAAGDVADHIYRQAITSAGTGCMAALDAEKYLDGL
- a CDS encoding nucleotidyltransferase family protein codes for the protein MRPSQIIQSKRNEIYAIAKQFSIDELKVFGSVANGTDTPTSDLDLLITPHDKTTLFDLCGLKMELEELLGISIDIVTPRNLPFQDALQTAKPL
- the aat gene encoding leucyl/phenylalanyl-tRNA--protein transferase, coding for MNPLNLTDLHAIADRSAFDFGSVIELADEDGFIGAGADLSTATLLNAYRTGVFPWFSAGDPICWWCPPIRCVINPNDFRPAKSLIRTAKKSNWQISTNLAFDEVMRACAEPRAYTDETWIVDEMIDAYTRLHELGVAFSVEVWADTPKDSELLGGLYGLQLGSLVCGESMFHRRTDASKIAFWAMTALAKHAGVQLIDCQLENPHLMSLGASLLPKDDFLAQIHTLNRTDTPHIHGRMAVQDLAL
- a CDS encoding IS3 family transposase; translation: MYLSPIIDLFNAEIVSYCLKDRPVYPLVDEMLKDALTKLKADEAPILHSDQGWHYQMQSYQQTLKDNNIIQSMSRKGNCLDNAVIESFFGTLKGEIFFHDKHQKRFTSIDKLKQVIDEYIHYYNHDRIKSKLKGLSPVQYRHLVLGSTA
- a CDS encoding NAD(P)/FAD-dependent oxidoreductase; amino-acid sequence: MSSQEFDAIIIGAGASGLFCAFHTALYGKQVLVLDHANKAGKKILMSGGGRCNFVNLHITPNEFVGQNRHFVKSALSRYGSEDFIKLVQKHGIAYHEKSHGELFCDESSKDILNMLLDECADAGVEIRLNTSIDGVVKDEQADRFVLSVCPKNAKPYRLGCRHLIIATGGLSIPTLGASGFGYQVATQFGHTIVPTEASLVPFTFTDKVGELARQLAGVSLDVIAFNDKASFALPMLFTHRGLSGPAMLQLSNYWQLGETIGVNLLPTHDVATLLVTAKKSHPKQLIRTVLSPYFPKKLLMALQELFWQAVAELELANIKDKQLKDIGRLINAWQIKPSGTEGYRVAEVTRGGVNTDEIKGKTMESKCCSGLYFIGEVLDVAGHLGGFNFMWAWASAYACSEAVGMDW
- a CDS encoding oxidoreductase-like domain-containing protein, whose product is MTDITQIPPPPEPPEDYECCDNGCDELCVFEIYRMQKADYDAKYQHLIEKADE
- a CDS encoding BolA family protein, translated to MNTPTADAIMTAMQSLDPTHLSLDNESHKHAGYFEGKESHFKLVVVSQAFTTKRLVARHQMIYALAQPLMTANGGTVHALAIHAYTPDEWAAQSQAPDSPNCAGQNKA
- a CDS encoding M48 family metallopeptidase — protein: MMNALKKSLMVAALSASTVVAVTGCSSTTDAGAVGADRKQLMLVSSDQVMQLSSQAYQQTIAQARAQGKLDTNRAQVARLKSIANNLIPHTAVYRPDATSWNWQVHAITANDINAYVMPGGKIVFYSGIIERLKLTDAEIAAIMGHEMAHALREHSREKMSRSVATSGVLSIATAALGLSSGQQELAGIASQLGLNLPHSRTQEAEADRIGLELMARAGYDPNAAITLWQKMQAAGGGSAPQFLSTHPSSSSRIAAMQALIPTVMPLYQASNKR
- a CDS encoding helix-turn-helix domain-containing protein, with protein sequence MTKYTDDLELSVIHHYLNGYGYEQTAKVFGMDDKQVELWVKLYQAHGIDGIRTRTSKTVYSSEFKHHAVLQILAGKSIRQLAIELNISNPALLSSWLKAYQNHGTWDLTPNPKAKTPCIKPIKHALVLNLMIKRSKLN
- a CDS encoding DNA translocase FtsK, producing MNKLLQNDSVNQMLGQLPIVKRLFFSVIGVALLVFLFIALFSYNPADPAWSHVGSHQNITNVGGQLGAWTADILRAFFGLGAWFFVVMLSHELVRLWWVRTPVFWVLRLLAYGFLLLCLSAIFAQVGAWWSGESAVFGGMLGHELMTSLAGVLGVAMSVGFLVVIGTIVATLTFDIHWSALWRKRQQNTPDEAESEDEQADHELEEEALIISQNTPKTPVYQAHNHEGTLESFLVNSGLREDLLAKKHADAQADEHHQESWQAQEQADEWSADQALDNAKTDSHEVDGLAGAAWAVQNTPSDDMAHDVGDAGVAWSDETAGKRAEDVRYDGIDDTYSDDAYSDDTHAQTTAFAGVDLNAWQQEQALMSSERPVADVDNNQARLDDMVVQSDTKPAVSAWHDQADEQKDEQDEQAYQSAQTPVSPKLSPAHAKALPTQATSVDHLPNHMASGTARPKSHAMSTLEYRMSLSPVPTLDILDPKPEKVVTYTPQELEQLSELLEIKLQEFNIKASVISALVGPVVTRFEVDLAAGIKASRVIKVAQDLARSLSMTSLRVIPVIAGKPYIGIEVPNKKRQIVSLLELLDTPDYQDPNAGISIAIGANISGKPVIADLAKAPHMLVAGTTGSGKSVLVNSFLVSMLLKYTPEELRLVLIDPKQLELANYGDIPHLLTPVITDMTEATAALNWCVAEMERRYLLMSKLRVRNIAAFNQKVKEAEEAGEPIADLLWSASDHVSDMVPRQKPLSKIVVVADEFADMIMQLGKTAEEPIVRLAQKSRAAGIHLILATQRPVATVVTGLIKSNIPVRVALRVNSATDSRIIIEESGAENMLGHGDMMFLAPGAIETERVHGAYVKDDEVNRVTDAWRERGSPDYIDLTESYTFEGEGSGDTGAGSDDEYFDLAVSHTLDTRKVSISALQRKFSIGYNRAARIVDMMEERGIVSAPDNNGKRQILM